The Periplaneta americana isolate PAMFEO1 chromosome 10, P.americana_PAMFEO1_priV1, whole genome shotgun sequence genomic interval GTGTCTGTCGAAAACTGGAAGAAAATATTCGGCCCTACATAACCCTATATAGTGTGcagtatattatttttgcgtTGCGAAGCGCCCCGGCGATAGATAGGGCGATCATTAGAGGGCATCAAGAAGGCTGTGGAGGAATAGTGGGTGGGTTGTGGAAAACTTGTCATTATGTTCCGGAATGGTGTGGTGTTATTACTTTCCTCAATCCTAATTTATTACAGGCAACATGCTGGTCTTCAAATTCTTAATCAATTTTTCAAAGACTATATGTGTATTTATGAATGACAGAATTGTTAGTGATCTACGCCTATTcgatttttatatttactgtattccggaaaattattagactaatgaaaaatattctatttatttatctaagacCTTCGGATATTTGTCGGCATGGATGCAATAGATATGGATAAAGTGTGCCGGCTTTGTATGGAAGAAGCTTCACAGCTCTTGCCCATATTTACCCAAGACTGTATAGAGCAGGAAGGTGAACTGTTGTCACAGAGAATAATGACTTTTGCTGCTATCAAGGTAAATTCAAGTTTCATATATGTCAATGTCATTCTTTCTGGAACAGTGAGAAAACGCATCCTAGCTCTTTAACCCTGAGAGGAAAGTAGAATATGTGGTACTATAGTAACGAAATGGAAAAGAGGACATCTAAAACATACATTCTCCTTACTGTACACATCTAGTACAAATTttgagttaaaaaaataaaattacgggTCATGATTTCAGGTAAAGGTAATTCTTCAGAAGAAGTGAACCAACGCTGAATGTTCCCCCATCACAAGAGGTATTGTGGCGATGGTGAAAGAGGGGGTGTTAGGATGGGTAGGGGAGCCATCTGTGAGAAATTCAAGAAAACTTATGTCGGATTCAAAATGCCTTTAGTAGTTTTCACATCTTACTCCTCCTAAACTCTGTTGTCTTTTCACCAGTTCTCTCactaatattttgtgttttcttcctctttctctgtGATGTTACTGTAATCAGAAGGTAGAATTACATACaacttatttattataaatttcttactTGAGGTAGACTCAAACAATTGAAGCTCGGAGCCACAGTCAGCCAACTTATCCACTAGACCACCATGGCAGATGCTGGTATGATTTCAAATCTTTCCCTTACATTGTCGTCTCAAATGATGCAGAGGTTAACATGATTGACGTAATGAGAGGAAATTATGTGTAGTaagaagggtttttttttttttgctcttgaaTGGAGGAtgaacccgaaggcttgcactgtagcctaaggcttattgtgcttaccactcctattctgtaaatgattgggtagccaaatGGCTGAGCTCTTGTGCAAGTACAGTACACTGCACTGGAAACTGAacctgggctatggtatggaggatgatgatgatgatgatgggaaaaaaccacaaccaggtaacttgtcccaaccacagtttgaacccaggcccgcttgtttcacagtcagatgcgctgaccattactctacAGCTGTGGACAAAAAGGGTTAACATTGGCGTTGAAGTCTGGTGAGAGTAATGACATAAAATTGGTGTAATCCAGGACTGCTTAATTGTATGGAAGTAAATGAATCAACATAACTATGTGAACTGAAATTTTTCGATTCTCCAGTAATTCGACCTTGTCCTCTCGGCAAAGTGGATTACGCAATCATGTGTTGGATTTGAATAACAATGTTTGCATTTGTAATCTGTGAAATGAAGTTCAAGGAGGGGAGAAATGGATGTTCTACAATAAATATGGATCCATACATAAGGACATATAGATAATTATTTTTCGATTGTTATGTCGAACATATTTGCAAATGGAAAGTGAAATCACGTGTTTGCTACTATACAAACTTTGCAGAAggcaataattaaattaaaaattgtgcCTCTTTggttcatttctgaaaaattgCCGCAGTAATATATCAGATAACTATCACCAACTTTTTCCTTTTCTCTacctgtattttccatttgttcctCATTTCATCTCGTATTTTCAGAGCTTAGACAttgttaataatagtaataagaaaaCTTTCACAAAATGCCCAAAGTAGCATCACGGCACAAATGTTTTCAAAGCCAGATTCGTAAATGAAAAGCGATGAAAATATAAAGCAGGTGTGGAAATGGATAATAGGTATAACTGGTGAAATACACATATATTGATTATGGTGCATGCAATCCTTCAACTTGTAGATATACTAAGCCACACTTCTACATACACTGTCGGGGAATGTGACAGGACATGTaagaggggggaaaaaaaaacaaacaaattaaatttcacaTGGAGATGAAAGATAGGTAACTGTAGAAATGGAATTGACTTCACAGAATATATATGTTGTGTTGAATAACCTGGGTGTTTTATACCTTTCAATCTATATGCAGAAATAAACCCAAAGCAATTACAGTACTTAGGTTTTCCGAAGGCTTGCCTGATTGAAATATAATGACATGGTAATCTAAAATGAACTCACGAATCTTGCATACAGTATCTAGGTTACATCAAGGTTATTAAAACAGTAACAGCCTGATCTGTGTGCTGGGAGAAACAAAAACTGAAAACCTCACAGACCAGGACTAGATTTTTTAAGTCAAGCATGACATCATATTTCCTGTTTCGGAAGTATTTGGTGTTCTTTTAAAATTTACAGCTAACTAGATAAATTCTGAATTTATCTTGTAACACGTTCGTAGCTCAGACTTTATATGTAGTTTTATTTATTAGTTCTTCTACAGTTAACAGAGGCCCAACGAACTTAAGTGCACATTTGTATTGATTTCTAGTGTTcctgtgtttatataaaacttactATCAAATTATATTCAAGTCTTTGTAATACTTACTCTATAATGGTGACAATTTTAAGCTCTGAACAAAATTGAAACCTGCACTACTAGGCCCATCTCCCAACAGAGTCGATTCATACAGCATGCATCTTTCAGTTTATGCATTTTAAGGACCGAAAACGAGTAAAGAGCATACTTCTTAAATAATTAGtgccaaatattgtaaactgtaaaatgaGTTTAGcagaaaaaagaactatttttaaattattacatttaagtaTGTCTACtatgtaataatatttcttattttatatcaCACAGATGTGTCCTGGTGATGGTTTGCCAAGCAATGTCTGTCAGAAATGTGTTCAAGAAACCAATACGGCCTATGAGTTCAAAAAGAAATGTGAAGCTTCTGATTGTAAATTAAGGGTGCATCTGAGAAAAATGCAAGATTTCCAGGTAAtgggaataaattaatgaatgacatttatctcaaataataataataataataataataataataataataataattgaacattttggtgtAATGGTGAACATGTCCACCTTGTATTCTGGAGTCCAGGGTTCGATCTTAGGTGCTGGCTatcctgactgaggtttttcgtggttttccaagTCTTTCAGGGCAAATGCTGGATAGTACCAACTACAAGGGACACGACCCACTTTCCTTTCAATCCTATGATACTTCATAGCGTAATTTCAAGTGTCATCTTCTCACCTTTTGTGACAGGCTGACCATCTATCATAGAATTATCGCAAGTTGTTGAATGTACTCCCCTCTATTGAGAGGAAGAAGCTGTAGAAGTAAATGCTTAAGCGTAAGCAGAagcgtaaaataataataataataataataataataataataataataataataataatgtggtgaTAATAAAACAACAGTAATATTGATGTGGGCGCAAAATTAGCTGAATGGCTAGAGCATTGGTTTCCCACACTGGTAACTTGAGTTCGAATCCTGGCTGTTCAAAGTAATGGACAAAATCGTTGCATGTATTAACAAAGAaagttcttaaattaaatttgaagctCAGTCTGGAACTATTAATTGAGTTATTGAATTATTTCAGTGCGTGACAGTGAAGTGTGAGCCATTGTGGTGTGACTATGAGCAGTGTGAGAGCAATACTGTTCCTGGTATTGGAGAGACAAACAGCAACGAGCTGTGGGAACAGAATGCTGGATATTTGGAACCTGTAATTCATTGCACAGTGAAAGAAGAGCAGCTGGATGATGCAGACGAAGTTACTGGTGGTCCTGATTCTGGACTTCACTTTAAAATGCAGTCTCCTGGTACGAAGGTTGAAGAATGCATAGGTCGTAATTTAAATTTGGAAACAGCAGGCAGCAACAGCTGTAGAAAAATTGGAACCGTTCAGATTAATAGCAGTGGTACTTTGGAAGAAAACATTCAATCACATTGCAATGAAAATCAGTTTCGTCATAAGTGCCAAATTTGTCCGAAGATATTTAAGAGAAAATTTCAACTCACAGAGCATATGTGTACGCATACAGGTAATTTGCCATATAAGTGTACCTATTGTTCAAAATCGTTTGCGCGAAAATTTTCACTGACGGACCACTTAAATGTTCATTCGGGAGTTAAACCATATGTATGCACTTTATGTCAGAAAGCATTTGCAAGAAAAATATCTTTAAATGTTCACGTTAAAACTCACACTGCTTCAAAGACCTTTAAATGTGAAATTTGTCAAAAATCGTTTACTAAGAAAGTGCACTTAGCAGACCATTTAAGAGTCCATTCCGGAGATCAACCATTCGTGTGTAACATTTGTGGAAAAGCTTTCACTCACAAATATTCTTTGACTGTGCATCTGCGGCATCACCGCGGAGAAAAGCCGTATGTGTGTCACTGTGGCAAAGCCTTTTCACAACAGAGTCATCTTACCGTTCATCGACGCACACATACGGGAGAGAGACCATATCAATGTTATATTTGTGCAAAGGCGTTTAATCACAATGGTCATCTGAAGGAACATCTGAAAGTccataaaatccacaaactattagactGAAAACTTTATATGCTagtagaataattttttattgggttattttacgacgctttatcaactgttatggttatctagcgtctgaatgagatgatgataatgttagcgagatgagtccaaggtccagtgccgaaagttacccagcatttgctcttaatgggtagcAAAGAAGAAATAATGACAATTTACGAATATGGAATTGTGAGTTACATGTTAGAAATTAGATTTAGTTCCACATTTGATTGTGTCACTTCAGAAGTAGCCCTCAACATTCTCTGAAAATTTCATGGGTCATCTTAAAACATTATTTCTATTTGTTAAAGACATCTATTGGTCtaattttttcacattttgtaCATGTTCTCTCATTGGATTGGTTTGAAGTCTTGCTTACAAAGTATTCTAGTGTAATACTTACATTGCCAAGGGCAGGTGGTTCGGTTATAAAATGCAGATTAATTTAACCATTtggaacataatttttttttactacctTCTTGATTCACTTCATCTTAAAGTTGCTTTTCGTTAGAACCTTATGTTTGTCATATTGATGagagagaacaaagaaaatactgCTTTCTACATGTGTTGAAGGTTGTGAGTGTAAATATTAGGTATGGGAACCAGGAGGTATGTATTGAATCTCATAGcttgattatatttatattggTATAAAGTACTAATTCTTAAACATAACTCAAGAATTATATGACAATGAAATATGATATCTCTGGCAATTAAATTGCCGTATAAATGTCACTTTCTGACTAGATATTTTAGAGGCTCACAAATTGCGGTATCTAGAGTTGAACTCTGTAAGCTTTAAGTAACCAAAcatgtacgtaaataaataaatagatcatttttgtTACCCCAAAAGAATATTTTCATCTTTTAGCCAAATAGTAATAcagaatttgtaattttattaaaattgtgttattaattgtaacatgaaagTCTGCAAGAAGGAGATAGTACTGCTTACTTTCTATCTAGTGACTACAGTAGGTGCCATGAAAGTAACTCTTCAGATTTTACCCCATCGCaaattctgttttcttttgtTATATGAGACACTCAATATTCTCTCTTTCTCCTCCCTCGCTCTCCCTCTTTACAGTCCTGGATTGTGTGCAGGAAAGCATGAAAGAAATGTAAATAGTACAATTTTAAACAGCAGTTAATTTTTTAGACAGTCACACACTAGTACTTGAAGTTTATACACCAAGAGGTTGAATATGCTGGTTTTATACTTGGAATGCCCAAAGTGCAATCCCAATCAATTGTTTTAAATGAATGTTTCATTTTTACTTATTCCAGTTAGACGAAATTGAAAGCTAAATTTTTGTATAGGCCACaactatttattttgaaaatatatgctTTGTTCATCCTGCCACATTAATAATTCCAAGTGACCTCTGCAGTTGATAGTGAGTCATTTTACATACATGGAACATTCATTCAGATgcaatataaattgaaaattttttctCATATGGTAAGTTATACGAATGAATTAATGGTTACAAATATATCCAACACCATATTGAGATAATTTTCTCTGTGGACACTGAAACATGAAGAAATAGGTAAATATTTCCATTAAATGGATTAGTAAATTCCTTACGAATTCCGTGTCTTATTAGAGTTACcagatttaaattaattaatattgtattagcgacaattagtaatttattgttagAATTAGCCAGTTGTGCCTGCAATGTTATATaccatatttgaaaaaaatagcACCACTCTGTATGGTTTTTGATGATTGAAAACTAATATTTGTTACTAGATCACATTTTTaagctgatttcaaatatattcttagtttttttttaccACGTACAGTTTTTTCCACAATGGAATCAAGTTTATTTCACAATATTTATTGCTGAAAGCAGTATAAGTTAGTAGGGAATTAATGTATTGAGACCAAATATTTGCAGCACAGGTCTTTATGTGGGCATATCTTTTCATGCTCTTGGTCAATACCTTATCTTGGAAGCATTGCTATTGATCTCAGACC includes:
- the LOC138707694 gene encoding zinc finger protein 501-like isoform X1 translates to MDAIDMDKVCRLCMEEASQLLPIFTQDCIEQEGELLSQRIMTFAAIKMCPGDGLPSNVCQKCVQETNTAYEFKKKCEASDCKLRVHLRKMQDFQCVTVKCEPLWCDYEQCESNTVPGIGETNSNELWEQNAGYLEPVIHCTVKEEQLDDADEVTGGPDSGLHFKMQSPGTKVEECIGRNLNLETAGSNSCRKIGTVQINSSGTLEENIQSHCNENQFRHKCQICPKIFKRKFQLTEHMCTHTGNLPYKCTYCSKSFARKFSLTDHLNVHSGVKPYVCTLCQKAFARKISLNVHVKTHTASKTFKCEICQKSFTKKVHLADHLRVHSGDQPFVCNICGKAFTHKYSLTVHLRHHRGEKPYVCHCGKAFSQQSHLTVHRRTHTGERPYQCYICAKAFNHNGHLKEHLKVHKIHKLLD
- the LOC138707694 gene encoding uncharacterized protein isoform X4, giving the protein MDAIDMDKVCRLCMEEASQLLPIFTQDCIEQEGELLSQRIMTFAAIKMCPGDGLPSNVCQKCVQETNTAYEFKKKCEASDCKLRVHLRKMQDFQCVTVKCEPLWCDYEQCESNTVPGIGETNSNELWEQNAGYLEPVIHCTVKEEQLDDADEVTGGPDSGLHFKMQSPVMPGK
- the LOC138707694 gene encoding zinc finger protein 501-like isoform X2, whose translation is MVWRMMMMMMGKNHNQMCPGDGLPSNVCQKCVQETNTAYEFKKKCEASDCKLRVHLRKMQDFQCVTVKCEPLWCDYEQCESNTVPGIGETNSNELWEQNAGYLEPVIHCTVKEEQLDDADEVTGGPDSGLHFKMQSPGTKVEECIGRNLNLETAGSNSCRKIGTVQINSSGTLEENIQSHCNENQFRHKCQICPKIFKRKFQLTEHMCTHTGNLPYKCTYCSKSFARKFSLTDHLNVHSGVKPYVCTLCQKAFARKISLNVHVKTHTASKTFKCEICQKSFTKKVHLADHLRVHSGDQPFVCNICGKAFTHKYSLTVHLRHHRGEKPYVCHCGKAFSQQSHLTVHRRTHTGERPYQCYICAKAFNHNGHLKEHLKVHKIHKLLD
- the LOC138707694 gene encoding uncharacterized protein isoform X3, yielding MDAIDMDKVCRLCMEEASQLLPIFTQDCIEQEGELLSQRIMTFAAIKMCPGDGLPSNVCQKCVQETNTAYEFKKKCEASDCKLRVHLRKMQDFQCVTVKCEPLWCDYEQCESNTVPGIGETNSNELWEQNAGYLEPVIHCTVKEEQLDDADEVTGGPDSGLHFKMQSPGTKVEECIGRNLNLETAGSNSCRKIGTVQINSSGTLEENIQSHCNENQFRHKCQICPKIFKRKFQLTEHMCTHTVMPGK